The following proteins are encoded in a genomic region of Thioclava nitratireducens:
- the fabF gene encoding beta-ketoacyl-ACP synthase II yields MRRVVVTGLGMVTPLACGVEETWSRLIAGQSGAGTISRFDASNVTTKYACEIPLGDGSDGTFNPDDWMEPKERRKVDDFILYGMAAATQAVKDSGWEPEDEEGRLRTGVMIGSGIGGLSSIADTAVLIKEKGVRRVSPFFIPGALINLVSGQVSIRFGFKGPNHAVVTACSTGAHAIGDAARLIMLGDADVMVAGGAESPISEIGIAGFNACKALSTKRGNEPEAASRPWDADRDGFVMGEGAGCVVLEEYEHAKARGAKIYAEVLGYGLSGDAYHITAPSEDGDGGFRAMKAALERADLNPDQVDYINAHGTSTMADVIELGAVQRLLGDAASKATMSSTKSSVGHLLGAAGAVEAIFSILAIRDQIAPPTLNLDNPPEEAVIDLAPKTAVKRKIDVALSNSFGFGGTNASLVMGKVDS; encoded by the coding sequence ATGCGCCGGGTAGTTGTCACGGGTCTGGGGATGGTCACGCCGCTGGCTTGCGGGGTCGAGGAGACCTGGTCGCGGCTCATCGCGGGTCAGTCGGGCGCGGGGACGATCTCGCGCTTCGATGCGTCCAACGTGACCACTAAATACGCCTGCGAAATTCCGCTGGGCGACGGCTCCGACGGCACGTTCAATCCCGACGACTGGATGGAGCCGAAAGAGCGCCGCAAGGTCGACGATTTCATCCTCTACGGGATGGCGGCTGCGACGCAGGCCGTAAAGGATTCCGGCTGGGAGCCCGAGGATGAAGAGGGTCGCCTGCGCACCGGCGTGATGATCGGTTCGGGGATCGGGGGGCTCAGCTCGATCGCCGATACAGCCGTTCTGATCAAGGAAAAGGGTGTCCGCCGCGTCAGCCCGTTCTTCATCCCGGGCGCGCTGATCAACCTCGTCTCGGGGCAGGTCTCGATCCGGTTTGGCTTCAAGGGGCCGAACCATGCGGTCGTCACCGCCTGCTCGACCGGCGCGCATGCCATTGGCGATGCCGCGCGTCTGATCATGCTGGGCGATGCCGATGTGATGGTCGCCGGCGGTGCGGAAAGCCCGATCTCGGAGATCGGTATCGCGGGCTTCAACGCCTGCAAGGCGCTCTCGACCAAGCGCGGCAACGAGCCGGAGGCCGCGAGCCGTCCGTGGGATGCCGATCGCGACGGGTTCGTGATGGGCGAGGGCGCGGGCTGCGTCGTGCTGGAGGAATACGAGCACGCCAAGGCGCGCGGCGCGAAGATCTATGCCGAGGTGCTGGGCTATGGCCTGTCGGGCGACGCCTATCACATCACCGCGCCGTCCGAGGATGGCGATGGCGGCTTCCGCGCGATGAAAGCGGCGCTGGAGCGGGCCGATCTGAACCCCGATCAGGTGGATTACATCAACGCGCATGGCACCTCGACCATGGCCGACGTGATCGAGCTGGGGGCGGTGCAGCGCCTGCTGGGCGATGCGGCGTCGAAAGCCACGATGAGCTCGACCAAGTCCTCGGTCGGCCACCTTCTGGGCGCGGCTGGCGCAGTGGAGGCGATTTTCTCGATCCTCGCGATCCGCGATCAGATCGCACCGCCGACGCTGAACCTCGACAATCCGCCGGAAGAGGCCGTGATCGACCTCGCGCCGAAGACCGCGGTCAAGCGCAAGATCGACGTCGCGCTGTCCAACAGCTTCGGCTTCGGCGGCACCAATGCGAGCCTCGTGATGGGCAAGGTGGATAGCTGA
- a CDS encoding GGDEF domain-containing protein encodes MSVFRRAQVAVRPLLSFAATLAALGLISRLAVQSGVGPEPLRALNGWIGMGTGTAGAVLALAGALSCGREVRIGARGLAAASLLLCLGRGVPALAPLYLWDGVPVIEPSAATLLAMTAAAFFAVEARAYLIGTVAHMTVFGGALMYLFSHVFVHDHLSGEMSLGASVAILCLAYAGVICRGDRGVMRVLLNEHASGRQARAQMLLGVVAPILLGTFYLLADPELATRAEMLLLLATIVGVNVGLIILMAVSLERTDHARRAVERKLLNRAMRDGLTGLFNREMLSRRFQQAFSQGMGEGVPFTALMIDIDHFRQVNNRGGHALGDLVLRRAGRKMRAQLRLEDTLARIGGDEFAVILPGARLTEGLEAAERLRAAVAALGFEGQQAPGLRVTVSIGVAEWECGEELRSLYARADGALYAAKNRGRNRVLLAQPSFELRASAPPFVAPDTRVEALKLKSACQPEPVARRGANPSELQPFAGR; translated from the coding sequence ATGTCAGTCTTTCGCCGGGCGCAGGTTGCGGTCCGCCCCCTTTTGTCTTTCGCGGCGACGCTTGCCGCTTTGGGTCTGATCTCCCGATTGGCCGTTCAGTCGGGCGTCGGCCCGGAGCCGTTGCGCGCGCTGAACGGGTGGATCGGGATGGGAACCGGGACGGCGGGCGCGGTGCTGGCTCTGGCGGGGGCGCTCTCCTGTGGCCGGGAGGTACGGATCGGGGCGCGTGGGCTGGCCGCGGCGAGCCTGCTGCTTTGCCTCGGGCGGGGCGTGCCCGCGCTCGCGCCGCTGTACCTGTGGGACGGCGTACCCGTGATCGAGCCGAGCGCCGCGACGCTTCTCGCGATGACGGCGGCGGCGTTTTTTGCGGTCGAGGCGCGGGCCTACCTGATCGGCACCGTTGCCCATATGACGGTTTTCGGTGGCGCGTTGATGTATCTGTTCTCGCATGTTTTCGTCCACGATCATCTGTCGGGGGAGATGTCGCTCGGCGCCTCGGTGGCGATCCTCTGTCTGGCCTATGCCGGGGTGATCTGCCGCGGCGACCGCGGGGTGATGCGGGTGCTGCTCAACGAACACGCGTCTGGCCGGCAAGCGCGGGCGCAGATGCTGCTGGGCGTGGTCGCACCGATCCTTCTGGGAACCTTCTACCTGCTCGCCGATCCCGAATTGGCCACGCGCGCGGAAATGCTGCTGCTGCTCGCGACGATCGTGGGGGTGAATGTCGGCCTGATCATCCTGATGGCGGTCTCGCTGGAGCGGACGGATCATGCGCGGCGTGCCGTGGAGCGGAAACTTCTCAACCGCGCGATGCGGGACGGGCTGACCGGGCTTTTCAATCGCGAGATGCTGTCGCGGCGGTTTCAGCAAGCCTTTAGCCAGGGGATGGGCGAGGGGGTCCCGTTCACCGCGCTGATGATCGATATCGACCATTTCAGGCAGGTCAACAATCGCGGTGGGCATGCGCTCGGCGATCTGGTGCTGCGCCGCGCGGGGCGCAAGATGCGCGCGCAATTGCGGCTGGAGGACACGCTGGCGCGGATCGGTGGCGATGAATTCGCGGTGATCCTGCCCGGCGCGCGGCTGACCGAGGGCCTCGAGGCGGCGGAGCGGCTTCGCGCCGCCGTGGCCGCGCTGGGTTTCGAGGGGCAGCAGGCGCCTGGTCTGCGGGTCACCGTCTCCATCGGGGTCGCCGAATGGGAGTGCGGCGAGGAACTGCGGAGCCTTTATGCGCGGGCGGACGGGGCGCTTTACGCGGCGAAGAACCGCGGGCGCAACCGGGTTCTGCTGGCGCAACCCTCCTTCGAACTCCGCGCCTCGGCGCCGCCCTTTGTCGCGCCGGACACGCGGGTCGAGGCGCTCAAGCTGAAGTCTGCGTGCCAGCCTGAACCGGTCGCGCGACGCGGCGCAAACCCGTCCGAACTGCAGCCATTCGCCGGACGGTAA
- the thpR gene encoding RNA 2',3'-cyclic phosphodiesterase — translation MRSFVAIEVPEEHIEAIERLQADLAAGRIVQPENLHLTLAFLDEIDIGQLEALDDRLREIDWAPGPEVVLAGLETFGSPARPEALVLGVQADPELLRWHRAVMAAARAAGIDLPRRRFRPHVTLARFGKRAGAGDLARLGRFMAREGAVRLPGFGPDHVALIRSTLGHGPPRHEMLAGYFMS, via the coding sequence ATGCGGAGTTTCGTCGCGATCGAGGTGCCCGAGGAGCATATCGAGGCGATCGAGCGGTTGCAGGCCGATCTGGCCGCGGGGCGGATCGTGCAACCGGAGAACCTCCACCTGACGCTGGCCTTTCTCGACGAGATCGACATCGGACAGCTGGAGGCTCTGGACGACAGGTTGCGCGAAATCGACTGGGCGCCGGGGCCGGAGGTGGTGTTGGCAGGGCTGGAGACCTTCGGCAGCCCGGCGCGGCCCGAGGCGCTGGTACTGGGTGTACAGGCCGATCCCGAGCTGCTCCGCTGGCACCGTGCGGTGATGGCGGCGGCGCGAGCGGCGGGGATCGACCTGCCGCGGCGACGGTTCCGCCCGCATGTGACGCTGGCACGGTTCGGCAAGCGGGCAGGAGCAGGGGATTTGGCCCGGCTGGGGCGATTCATGGCCCGCGAGGGGGCAGTGCGCTTGCCGGGATTCGGCCCCGATCACGTGGCGCTGATCCGCTCGACTCTTGGGCATGGGCCGCCGCGCCACGAGATGCTTGCCGGTTATTTTATGTCATAA
- a CDS encoding acyl carrier protein, protein MSDIADRVKKIVVEHLGVEEDKVTESASFIDDLGADSLDTVELVMAFEEEFGIEIPDDAAENIQTVGDAVKFISEAQ, encoded by the coding sequence ATGAGCGACATCGCTGATCGCGTGAAGAAGATCGTCGTGGAGCATCTCGGCGTGGAAGAGGACAAGGTCACTGAGAGCGCCTCGTTCATCGACGACCTCGGTGCGGACAGCCTCGATACGGTCGAGCTGGTCATGGCCTTCGAAGAAGAGTTCGGCATCGAGATCCCCGATGACGCCGCCGAGAACATTCAGACCGTCGGCGATGCGGTTAAATTCATCTCGGAAGCGCAGTAA
- the fabG gene encoding 3-oxoacyl-[acyl-carrier-protein] reductase, producing the protein MFDLKGKRALVTGASGGIGAEIARALHAGGAAVALSGTRVEPLEALAAELGEGAYVCPANLSDPESVEALPKAAIDAMGGLDILVNNAGITRDQLVMRMSDEDWQSVIDVNLTAAFRLMRAVLRPMMKARWGRIINITSVVGQTGNPGQVNYAAAKAGLVGASKSLAQEVATRGVTVNCVAPGFIETPMTDKLTDAQKDAILSGIPAGRMGTPEEIAAAVRYLASPEAGYVTGAVLHVNGGGTMA; encoded by the coding sequence ATGTTCGATTTGAAAGGCAAGCGCGCGCTGGTGACCGGAGCTTCCGGCGGGATCGGAGCCGAGATCGCGCGAGCGCTCCATGCGGGCGGCGCGGCCGTGGCGCTGTCGGGCACGCGGGTCGAGCCGCTCGAAGCGCTGGCCGCCGAGCTGGGCGAGGGTGCCTATGTCTGCCCGGCCAACCTGAGCGATCCCGAAAGCGTCGAGGCGCTGCCGAAAGCGGCGATCGATGCGATGGGCGGTCTGGACATCCTCGTGAACAATGCCGGAATCACGCGCGACCAGCTGGTGATGCGGATGTCGGACGAGGATTGGCAATCGGTGATCGACGTGAACCTGACGGCGGCGTTCCGCCTGATGCGCGCGGTTCTTCGCCCGATGATGAAGGCGCGCTGGGGCCGGATCATCAACATCACCTCGGTGGTCGGCCAGACCGGCAATCCCGGCCAGGTGAACTATGCCGCAGCCAAGGCGGGTCTCGTCGGCGCGTCGAAATCGCTCGCGCAGGAAGTCGCGACTCGCGGCGTGACGGTGAACTGCGTGGCGCCGGGCTTCATCGAGACGCCGATGACGGACAAGCTCACCGATGCTCAGAAAGACGCGATCCTGTCGGGCATTCCGGCCGGGCGCATGGGCACGCCCGAAGAAATCGCTGCCGCCGTGCGCTATCTCGCGAGCCCCGAGGCGGGCTACGTCACCGGCGCGGTGCTGCATGTCAACGGCGGCGGGACGATGGCCTGA
- the fabD gene encoding ACP S-malonyltransferase has protein sequence MSRAFVFPGQGAQVIGMGKALADAYPASKAVFEEVDEALGQKLSALIWEGEQDELTLTANAQPALMATSIAALRALEAEGFAVTDAAYVAGHSLGEYSALCAAGSLSLPDTARLLRVRGDAMQSAVPVGVGAMAAILGLDFEAASKVAAEAAQGEVCQAANDNDPSQVVISGNKAAVERATVLAKEAGAKRAVMLPVSAPFHCALMQPAADAMDAALSQVEIKAPVVPLVANVRAEAVSDPALIRELLVEQVTGSVRWRESVAWMAAQGVDEIWEIGAGKALAGMVRRIAKDITCRAIGTPEEVAALKD, from the coding sequence TCTTCGAAGAGGTCGATGAGGCGCTCGGGCAGAAGCTGAGCGCGCTCATCTGGGAAGGCGAGCAGGACGAGTTGACGCTGACCGCCAACGCGCAGCCCGCGCTGATGGCGACGTCTATCGCGGCGCTGCGGGCGCTGGAAGCCGAGGGCTTTGCGGTCACAGATGCGGCCTATGTCGCGGGTCACTCGCTGGGCGAATATTCCGCGCTTTGTGCGGCGGGGTCGCTGAGCCTGCCCGACACCGCGCGCCTGCTGCGCGTGCGCGGCGACGCGATGCAATCGGCGGTGCCGGTGGGCGTCGGCGCGATGGCCGCGATCCTCGGGCTCGATTTCGAGGCGGCGTCGAAAGTCGCTGCCGAGGCGGCGCAGGGCGAGGTCTGTCAGGCTGCAAACGACAACGATCCGAGCCAGGTGGTGATCTCGGGCAACAAGGCGGCGGTCGAGCGGGCCACGGTGCTCGCCAAGGAAGCGGGCGCGAAGCGGGCCGTGATGCTTCCGGTCTCTGCCCCGTTCCATTGCGCGCTGATGCAGCCCGCCGCCGATGCGATGGACGCCGCGCTGTCGCAGGTCGAGATCAAGGCGCCGGTGGTGCCGCTGGTCGCCAATGTCCGTGCAGAGGCGGTGAGTGATCCGGCCCTGATCCGCGAACTTCTGGTCGAGCAGGTCACGGGTTCGGTGCGCTGGCGCGAGAGCGTCGCGTGGATGGCCGCTCAGGGCGTCGACGAAATCTGGGAGATCGGCGCGGGCAAGGCGCTCGCAGGGATGGTCCGGCGGATCGCCAAGGACATCACCTGCCGGGCGATCGGCACGCCGGAAGAGGTCGCCGCGCTGAAGGACTGA
- the mltG gene encoding endolytic transglycosylase MltG: MWRNIVSNFLTLLIVILVALGGLVAWAKNQYVEPGPLAEAMCLRVAPGESLQGVSSKLKEKGAISSSYLFRTGAQYEEKADKLKFGSYLIEPNTSMQSIVGQITSGGPSTCGSELVFRIGVNGNEVLLRELDPTTGDYQKVAEYNPESEKPPEGFEEKADRVDVRTRVTVVDGVTSWQIVQGLKEASFLSGKIDGVPGEGTLAPDSYEVTRGADRQALIDLMSERQSKILADAWDGRAEGLPYDDPQQALTMASIVEKETGVPAERPEVASVFINRLEKGMKLQTDPTVIYGVTEGKGVLGRGLRQSELRKATPYNTYVIDGLPPGPIANPGKAAIEAALHPDSTDYLFFVADGSGGHAFSSTIEEHNKNVAKWREIEKQRQEDASSN; the protein is encoded by the coding sequence ATGTGGCGTAACATCGTCTCGAATTTCCTGACGCTGCTGATCGTCATTCTCGTCGCGCTTGGCGGTTTGGTCGCCTGGGCGAAGAACCAATATGTCGAGCCCGGCCCGCTTGCGGAGGCTATGTGCCTGCGCGTCGCGCCGGGCGAAAGCCTGCAGGGCGTGTCGTCGAAGCTGAAGGAGAAGGGGGCTATCTCCTCTTCCTATCTCTTCCGCACCGGTGCGCAGTATGAGGAGAAGGCCGACAAGCTGAAATTCGGCTCCTACCTGATCGAGCCGAACACCTCGATGCAATCCATCGTGGGGCAGATCACATCTGGCGGGCCTTCGACCTGCGGCTCGGAGCTGGTGTTCCGGATCGGCGTGAACGGCAACGAGGTGCTGCTGCGCGAGCTGGACCCGACCACGGGCGATTACCAGAAGGTCGCGGAATACAATCCCGAGAGCGAAAAGCCGCCCGAAGGCTTCGAGGAAAAGGCCGACCGCGTCGATGTGCGCACCCGCGTGACCGTCGTCGATGGTGTGACCAGCTGGCAGATCGTGCAGGGGCTTAAGGAAGCGAGCTTCCTGTCGGGCAAGATCGACGGGGTGCCGGGGGAAGGCACGCTCGCGCCCGACAGCTACGAGGTGACGCGCGGGGCCGACCGGCAGGCGCTGATCGATCTGATGTCCGAGCGGCAGTCGAAGATCCTCGCCGATGCCTGGGACGGACGTGCCGAGGGGCTGCCCTATGACGACCCGCAGCAGGCGCTGACCATGGCCTCGATCGTCGAGAAGGAAACCGGTGTGCCCGCTGAGCGCCCCGAAGTGGCAAGCGTCTTCATCAACCGTCTCGAAAAGGGCATGAAGCTGCAGACCGACCCGACGGTGATCTACGGCGTGACCGAAGGCAAGGGTGTGCTGGGCCGCGGGCTGCGGCAGTCCGAGCTGCGCAAGGCGACGCCCTACAACACCTATGTCATCGACGGGCTGCCGCCCGGACCGATCGCGAACCCGGGCAAGGCGGCGATCGAGGCGGCGTTGCATCCCGATTCGACCGACTACCTGTTCTTCGTGGCAGATGGGTCTGGCGGGCATGCCTTCTCGAGCACGATCGAAGAGCATAACAAGAACGTGGCGAAGTGGCGCGAGATCGAGAAGCAGCGTCAGGAAGACGCATCAAGTAACTGA